Part of the Vigna angularis cultivar LongXiaoDou No.4 chromosome 1, ASM1680809v1, whole genome shotgun sequence genome, ACTGAACGTCCATTCTCACAAAAGGTAGTAACTCTTTATCTGTAGTTGTTCAAGAGATCGAGTGAATCATTTTCCTTAAGATTACCAACCACCCCCATTGCTTCTTTGAAATATCTTCCGATTTATTCGCTGCCTTTCATGGTAATCCAAATAAATAACAACCAATGCAACACTTATGGCCAAATTGCCAAAGCCCAGCTGAGTCCATGGACATTTTCCACATCATATCTGTCTCCTAGGTGCTCCAAACCAGTAATAAGTGCAGCAAAGCCAACAACAATGGCACATCTACGAACAGTTGCGTGGAAATATTCGCAAATCTTGAAGAGTGTCTGCTCTCCATTTGCTGGTTTATGAGGCCTTAGGAAAACATTTACTAGCTATATACAGGCACACAATATAGTAGTAAATCCAAATTTAACATGTCCAGCTCACATAAAACCCCCACAATCTTAAAATCTTATCCCTCCTTTCCCTTAAAAACTTTCGCTTATCACAAAACAGCATGAAACTCCGAAACAAGTCAATTGAACCTTTACAAGATCCCTTAACTCCACCTTGAAACTTTCTTCCTTCAACCGGATCGATATCATGGTGAATAAAGAGTTCAAAGTTCCATTAGAAGCTTTCTCACACAGATCAGTTACCCCTAATAGCATCATGACAGTAAAAAGAGAATGCCGTCAAATAACAGAAAAGTATCATTACAGTCAAACTCCAGCATCCCCTCCATATCCTTGGAATTGACTCTCATGCCATGTCCACCTACTCGGGAGTCAATGTCTCCTCCaactttaaagaaaaagaacccCTCCTTGACGAGCTTGGAATCCAGCCAAATAAAATCTTGAGAAGTGTAAAACCAAATACAGTAGATTTAAAATCATAGAAACTGAAGTGAAAAAATCATGTTTCATGATTGATCACAGAAGACAATCTTGCCACCTTTGTAACACAAGCCCTGTTCCCCAACATCATCAACGACCTTGCCATAGCTATACCTCAAAGGCATTCTCCCCAAAACCCTATGAAACTCCCCAATGCACCACCCTCTTCTCTTCCTGTGCTCCCCTTTCCTACTACTCAACCCCACCCTCACCTCTTCCTCCCCGTCGTTCCTCGCGTCCCCGTAATCCCTCACTCTCTTCGCCCCCACCAGCAATGGACCCACCTGTGCCTCCTCTGCCACCACCAAGTTCATCAACACATCTTCACAGTTCCGCACCGCGTCCACGATCCCCCGCGCGCGGGCCATGCCGGCCCCACCCACGCACGTGTACAGGAACAGGTACCGGGCTCTCAGAAGCATGAACTTTGTGAGCACAATGGAGAACCGGTCCGGGTGAACCGTGTAGACCCACTCCCTCCGGTTCAGATCGATGTCATGGGACCGGGCGAAGAGTCCCACTAGCCGGTTGGGGTTTTTCTCCCACACGCGAAACGCGAATTCCAACGACTTTGAGTCCACCTCCACGTCGTCGTCGCAGATCAAAACGGCGTCGGTGGAGATGTGGTCAGGACGGGGGAGAAAGCGGTTGTTGAGGCTGGCGGAGGGTTGGAGTAGAAGCGAGATGGGCGAGGAGGAAGTGGAGAGGGAGAGGTTGCGGGCAAGTTGGTGGAGAACACTTGACGCTGTGGAGGGATTTCCCCAGAGGACAAGCACGGAGGAGACAATGGGGGAGAGGGAGTATGCCACAGCCAGGGAATGGAGGAGGGGGATGCGCGACTCCGAGAAGCCGTTCATCAGAACGGTGACTCTGTCGCGACGGAGGGCCTGGTGGTTCTGATTCCGTGCTGCCGCGCATTCGTGTGGGACTGCGGATTTCGTGATCGAAACCACGCCGAATAGGGCGGCGAGGAGGATGGCCGTAGCTAACGGAGAAGCCATTTTTTGCGGCAGTGTGTGAGTTTCGTTATTGGTGTTTTGTTTAAGTGGGTTGATTGACGTTGACTCACGTAAGTGGAATTGCATCGGAAGTTTGGGTTTTTCTGTTAAATATCCACAACTGTTGATTAAGAAGGAGATTTTTCTTGTGACATATAAGACACTGTAtcatctattttaatttatgagggcaattgattttatttgtttattatatgccaaaaaaattacataattgttAATACTCAAGATTTTTTTAACCgtactttctcttcttttttatcattCTAATATGAATTGTATTAACCTTttgttttaacaattattataatattaaaattttaattatcgtAAAATAATGACCACATATATACTTTATACTCATATGTTTCCCCTAATCAccaataataacatatataataggatatatatatatatatatagtgtataCATTTTCCCCCTTATTTTAGtgtacttttataaatataatggaAATTACTTGGAGTAAGTGATCATTtgtatagatattttttaagttttacaaatataatttttattagttattataaatattatagaaattaataaaataaatattttatatattttttaactaatgttgcaataaatatttttaagtacatattttttattatattagagAATAATGTATACTTATATATACATTTGTTATGATTAGATGGAAGGTTGAGCTTtagaaagaagataaaattatgaaaaaatttactCTATGACTTCTGTTAAGAGatgtttaaagaaaatttaaaaataaagtaagaagcctgaatagataaaaaaaacattgtgTATTATAAtaatctcttaaaaaaaatgaaacatatatattaataaattaagaaaaatcgTGAATTCAATAAAGATGGAAATTTATATTGAAGATCCATCAATGTGCACAATTACACAATTTATTTGATGTGAATTCTTTAATATTTGTGGATATTCATTTATAatgttatgtttattttataaaaatctttGTTTGAACATGTTCTATTGTGGAGTCTTCCAATGTATCTACAAAGGAAGATGGACTTAGAAATTTATGCTTGTAGGTGAAAAGTATTATGGGCGAGTGCATGACCTGTACTTCAATTCTCATAATGATTGTATTAAAAGTtacttaaaacataaacaaattcaTTCTAGTTAAAAACTTCGATTCACAATAAATTAACTCACTTGGGtgatttcatattttatctatattttcctGTATAGTAAAGAAGAGATTGAGTTCCATTATGAAAGACTTGAATGGAATCATGCTATTTAGGAATTATTTCAGATTCATTATTGTCAGAAAGTTGATGGATTAGGTTGTTAGTTGAACTTGACATGCGGTATTAGGAGGGATGCATTCTAGGATCATCtcataataaaattagttttgttgAGCAGAGAAAAAAGTTGCACACTGTATGCATTTTTCACTTTTGTCAGCAAATATTTGTGGTGTTGATAAATAATAAGAtgttttttggtttgaaaaatgatacattaaaacaattttcttacAGATATAATTACGTGTCAAAATGTGATTTgtccaattttaaaatatttctaaaataatattttacgtTTTCAACCGTATATTCAtgattcatttcaaattttcacgAAACCTTCGTTCCAATTGTTTTTTTCTCAATCGTGATTTCCGGTGTTTGTTCCTCCATCCAATATTGTTTCTTTAAGATCTAGTATTCTACCAttgtttcttttgttgcttTGTTTTCTTCTTGTTCTCTGTTTCATAGTTATTCATAGGCGAGTTGATTGtcttttacaacttttttaGGGTCCTTTTCTAGACACAAATTGTAGGTGAAAAAATAGCTTTACCTGTTGCGATTTGAGAGTGgaaaacttattttcttttgttgttttgttttgtttgattatttgatctTTGTTTGAGGGTTTTTCAGTGAAGTCCAATAAGGCATATCAAAAACCAGCATTGCAACATAACTAAATAACAAAGATCAAATAAGTGAGTAACAACCATAAATTTTTTGTATAGCCTTAACAAAACTCAATAAAACCAAGGTTCATGCACCAACCAAGGTTATGTGCTCCCAATCTATTACAAACACGAACAAAGTAACCACATCTCAACTCATAACTGGTCCAATTTTGTGGCAGTTGGTCATAGAAAAGTCACAAACCAACACTACAACATAACTGAATAGTAAAGACTAAATAAGTGGATAATAACCTTAAAGTTTTTGTCCAACCTTAACAAAACTCAATAAAACCAAGGTTCAAGCAACAACTCCTCCCAATCTACCAGAAACATGAACAAAGACACCACATCCCAACTTAAAGTGGTCCAATTTTGTGGTGGTTGTTcatgaaaacatgaaaaataagcATTACAACATAATTGGGGAGCAAAGACCAAATAAGTGAGTAATAATcttaaagtttttgaaaaaccttATTAGAATTCAATAAAACCAAGGTTCATGTACCAATCAAGGTTATGTGCTCACCATTTACCACAAACATGAACAAAGTCACCGCATCCTAACTCAAACTAAGCCAATTTCATGTTTGTTGTtcatgaaaagatgaaaaaccaACACTGCAACAAAACTAGAGATCAAAGAACAAATAAGTGGGTAACAACCTTAAAGTTTTTTACAAccttaataaaattcaataaaacaataGTTCATGAACCAACCAACGTTATGTACTCCCAATCTACCATAAACATGAACAAAGTAAGCATATCCCAACTCAAACTAGCCAATTTCAGGGTTGTTGTTCATGAAAACATGATAATGTAATTCGTTCAAGGTTCTCACAACAACCATTTCAATGTACTACCTATCTACAATAAGCTAACCACAATTTGCATTAAATGAATAGAAAGTGCTTCAATAGCCTTATTTTTTCACACAAAAACTGTTAAACCATACATCACACATAAATAATGagtaatgtaaaaaaaatgggTATCTTTGTTAGACTTTTTCCACACATACATTAACATGACAAACACATGAACAAATTCTGTACAACTTCAAACCAATTTTGCATTAAACCTCAAATACAGTTCCTTACAAGACAAGAAAacacaataaattaaatttaatgtattGTCAATTTGTACAACATCAATTTTAGGTACTTCTAATAAATTGTACAACAATGtcaaaaacatgaatttaaCAAACTAATATTCTTATCCTAAATTGTAGAACATTGTCAACATGTAACTATTTCAATCCCTTTTACTACCATATTTGGCAAATGGAGTTATAATGACATGACTCATGAATCGTCTTCGGGGTTCAACCTtcatatgtatatacatattgCTTTGGTTAGTATGAACCTCATCTTGAACTTGCATGTTGTCGTCCTTATGTTGAATCGGTATCACcacaaaaaaatgttgtttgtgGTAAGAAATTCACACTCATGTACACTTGCACGAACACCTTTGTCCACATCGTCATTAGATCATTCTTTAGTCATTTCTTCAACCAATTTTTCTAACAGAAACAAAAACTTCGAGTTCATGAATAAGTCATCCTTGTTCTTCTACAACACAGAAAATTTGTTTCTTATGcttagtattttgttttttaaatctaacACCATATTTTTCAAATGTTGCTTTCACAATATGATAACACATATCTTCTTTTGATACACAAACATGAACCACAACTTGAAAAAGCAATGagataattaattttcaatgcAATTGTCATCGGAAACTACTAGTTCTATCAATATCTAATCGTATCACTATATGGTTTTGCTTTTTGGATATAAATCCTACCTTTTAATTGAAAACCATAATAAATACATAAGTCTATTTTAGAAAACGTCTTTTATTACATTAACCTTGAATATGTAATGTTATGTTTTCTAACATTGAATGTTTTAGTTTTAGGACTTTTAATGAAAATAGTATATTGAGTGGCAGATCAATCACCAATACTAAAAAGTTTACATGAATTTCCCTCTTATATTATAGCattcatttactttttatattatcatttaatttatctaaatagttttattatgaGAGTAATGTAATAAACAAACTAAAAACTATGAGCATGACTATTGGGTCAAACAATGGATAGTAACCGTTATGAAAGCCATTGGATGAAGTACTATGCTATATATAATTTACTATTAATTATCATGagtactaattttaaaattaattaactttttcaaaatttcaaagacCCAAGTCtagttaattttaaagcatTAGCTTATGTTTAACTAGTGTGTACAAGGCATTTTCTGATATTTTctgtttaaatataaaaatataaagtagtTAAAGTTAGAATTAGTTtataatacttatatatatatatatatatatatatatatatatatatatatatatatatatttgtaatactTTTGAgatctttaaatattttgaactgGAACTGTTCGAACGTATTTGTGTGAAAATTTTTGACAGGTTTATAGTAAagtgaaattataatttaaaaaaaataacaaccaCGATTCATACTATATCTATAGTTATTTATTCAACATAGTTGTGATCAAACCAATGGTTATTTACtaaatcttttttttgtttttttaaataccaTACATTATACGAATTAAGTATCGTGATtttataaatctattttttttaaaatggttgAAATTTACTAAATccaatgattttataatgaaaagtttgaaatttattaaaattgacgATAAATAAACCAACCGTTAAATGATGACTGTGTTAAAAGATTACTCAGATGTTgcgataaaaaaattattttaacagtCGTGACATATCTacagttttaaaatatatacctttcaaaacttaaatatgatatatatatatatatatatatatatatatatatatatatatatatatatatatatatatatatatatatatatatatatatatatatatatatatatatatatatatatatatatatataggtttgctAACACatttgtttttcagttgatacattttagtaatgtgtatcaaattttagtagacaaaaatatccttatatatcatggattctaagttttaaggttaagggtattttaataatttaaaaaaaaaaaaaccccaaacccttactcacctctctcatttctctcaatcctttctctttcatctctctcacttcaatcttttctctgtcatccttaGTGTAGTTCCAACTGAAAACATCAGAAACATTTgtctttaaacaatttgtctttgtaaagagttgagtcattgacatattcacttAAGGCAaatgttcattcaagatctcttcaattttaccatcttcactaacctatCTAATTTCATCAcgtgcatatgttgaatcatcatctcttaaaaaaaccctccaggcgaattaccaattcttttttatgtcattatgcatatgttgaatcatcatctctaaaaaaaccctccaggcgaattaccaattcttttggatgtcattatgcttgtgaaaattagataaaattatatacgacaaaaattataaaatgaaaattcattataaagtcatttttttgtaagaaattgtttaacaatgagtgtttctgattttctccaggccaattaccaattcctttgatgtcattatgcttgtgaaaattagataagacaaaaattataaaataaaaactcattataaaatcattttttgtagaaaaattgtttaacaacgagtatttctgattttttccaagtcaattaccaattcctttatgcttgtgaaaattggataaaatttgataagacaaaaattataagatgaaaacttattatttaacggcaagtgtttttgattttttcaattggggctacagtagggatgacagagaaaagattggagtgagaaagatgaaagagaaagagttgagagaaatttttgatttttttcaattgagacTACAGtagagatgacagagaaaagattggagtgagaaagatgaaagagaaagggttgagaacaatgagaaaggtgagtaagggttttaggtttttttttttttagttttgagaatgaaaattattaaaatacccttaactttaaaacttagaatccatgatatataaggataattttgtctactaaaactcggtacacattgctaaaacgtactAACTGAAAAATAGACGTACGCGcattagcaaaccccatatatatatatatatatatatatatatatatatatatatatatatatatatatatatatatatatatatattacttatctttgatgaattattattagttaacaagACTTTGTTTATTCATtgtgaattattattataaattttatctatgattattttaaataaccgTCCCTAAaggaaattatatatatatatatatatatatatatatatatatatataatgtatatgTATACGTTGTGAAGGagttttaaatattgtaattacttatgaatatttgtatattatttacaattatccgtataaataattatttagatttattattaCCAAAATTACATAGaaaaattatcttatatatgaattttaaaattatatagatAATTGTTACTTATATTTactaataactattttttaaatatagataaacCACAAATCATTTAGTTTTATCTACGActacatttttcaaattttttatatatatttatcttggcacatgtaaataataataaattctcattaattttttacataataaattatcttaCATCAATTACGTGTTGGgtcaattaataatatataaattgagattccttacaaattaattttttttggagtGAATGTTAAAACACATCTACAAATATTACTTACGGACTTAATATAGAGATAATAATTACTTATAAACTATTTACCCATAAATGTTTTAAGTAATtcttaaataagttaattttatctaccaattttttttatagttagaGTTTTTATAAGGTGTCAAAATATCATTGTACTTAATGAAATTATTGGAGTGAAGAATTACACACTAACAGTTTATGTTGTAAATTACTctattcta contains:
- the LOC108318855 gene encoding glycosyltransferase family protein 64 C3, whose translation is MQFHLRESTSINPLKQNTNNETHTLPQKMASPLATAILLAALFGVVSITKSAVPHECAAARNQNHQALRRDRVTVLMNGFSESRIPLLHSLAVAYSLSPIVSSVLVLWGNPSTASSVLHQLARNLSLSTSSSPISLLLQPSASLNNRFLPRPDHISTDAVLICDDDVEVDSKSLEFAFRVWEKNPNRLVGLFARSHDIDLNRREWVYTVHPDRFSIVLTKFMLLRARYLFLYTCVGGAGMARARGIVDAVRNCEDVLMNLVVAEEAQVGPLLVGAKRVRDYGDARNDGEEEVRVGLSSRKGEHRKRRGWCIGEFHRVLGRMPLRYSYGKVVDDVGEQGLCYKGGKIVFCDQS